The DNA sequence CGGctggttcactcttcaaagcgtcgttttactctcgcaaaatgtcgaggagagtgaaatgcattgttcactccgtcaccaaggagagagtgaaatgtgcttttcactctccccttcagagagagagagtagaatgcccgttctactcttgcggcaatagagaacaaaacgtataGGTTATGCGTACATGCGGACATGCAGGTATGCAGGTTATGCAGGTAAAAACGCACGATACTACTACAGTAAGTGGTTTCGTGGCACTGCGTACTTGTATACATGTCTTTTTTACTTACGATAGCGAAGTATACGTAGTGTTTGCATTTGTTCGTGAGGTTTAAAATATTGTGTGGCATGCGCCTGTCTGATCTATATTCACCCAAAGTTTTGCAGTTTATTATGGAGCAGCCTGCAAaaagcgtcgggttgctgtccttggggAACTCTTGTGACGTGGGTTTGGTTCCGcccagcatcggataaatttaaaggaccttttttgtcattgtagagaGGCACAGTTTTAGTGGCACTTACCAAGTTgccgaagttggcgtcatagTCGTTCAACGCAGAGCGGCGCCCACCCACTGGCACGTACGCAGTGACCCGAGCAAGTTGGCATCAACGAGGTtgattgaagaccagcacagacggAGTGACACCGAGCGATCCACGTCGGCGTCAAAAAGTTTCATTGAACAGCGATACCTACCAAGTCCCGCGTTTACATTGACcaatgtcggcgtgaaagagcttcgttgaagagcggcacatatttACCACATACACACGTTTATCCGGCGTTTGGTTTGGAACCCTGTTCCCTCTGcacacagcagcccgatgcgctagtCATTCggccatggactacccagtgaccgaGGTAGGCGGTAAAACGGTTGGAGGCATACTCTATCCGTTAAAACGGGTACTATATtggcggcgagctccaccactggaaaagctggcgccactgtcggcgtgacgtggcatgagggatcacgtggacacagcggccacgtcggctgcttcggaagcgccgaagcgagctgaaaacgaaagtttaaagtcccacctgcgccgcggttctgattaagtggtgaggatTTACCGTCTTGGGTGTCAacttgacaacatctgaaactactataataggtatagtggctgcctttggaggcgtgcagcatggtaggctactgctcggtgccgcagtgccgggcgtacacaacggagcccggtgtcagccttattcacacgtagccgcagggcaaggagctgcgtgaagcttggctggcgaaacttagaaccggcagacagccatcggctacaactcggatatgcagcaagcactcacgcgaggaagatttctgctacgacgCCGGgtctgcgcgatgttcggtgagtagcagaaaacgcgcactgagacgctcgcccgcgcccgctgcccggctaatgtcaggacggtttggtctatgaacttgttgataccagatactggcaagttcactggaacggaaagggagaggtaagacgcacattaaagaaaggcatatggcatatggtcatgtttgtgttaagaattaatgcactggattgcaaaaaagaagcacagggaaatcgcacgctgagaagaccgataaacatacagtgcgacgcaacttgagaaataatattcaaatgtccaagaatttagaagacaaaagaagattgaatcgtcgcgacggctcATCACAGTCGCCGTAAGCATCGAAGTCTCTATgacgaaattattttttttgacagttctgatagcgtccacgcaacaacggttgctagtgtactgtcaaatgctcatatgctgcagcTTAAAGCTCACGGCACGCACTCACagacacggtgcgaaaacgcgctcacagcgaaagcaaaacactGTACGCGGACATgcgtgcagacgcgcagtcggtcgctgcgaacagTGTGATCGCTGCATTGGGGCTTCATTTTGTTATGCCCCATTTGTTTATGCAGACAGcctactataagaacatatttcacatagtttatgggtttgcctacctttcacccaagaagccggttcgggagactccttCGCGGCGATCGCGCGTAGTGGCGTTTGctgtgcgtattcggtaaagagatagcgtctgtaaactatTCAGTGCTttaagtttgcccaagattataaTATCGACAGACAAaagcttccctcgttttgagagtacctacataaacgGCCAGGAGGGTTGccgcgtggtgttcttattgagcgTCATAAGCAAAACCTATgaagagcgcgccgcgtgatccctcatattacgcaagggaggcgcttccgacagatagCGACTCCGCAACTCCTAGCCCCCCATACTCGTGTAATGGTCGCAGATTTTCTTCCGAGATTTGCGGTGAAAATCGCGGCTGCGGCCATTACACGgagaaaaagatttttttttgttcgtaaaTATTTTCGGTGGTACTTGCCTTTATTGAACTACAGCACTCGCTTCTGGCTCTGGCTATTCTGGGCCGTTGCCGCAGTGAGTCACGCGCTGGCTGGAATAAATGGTGACGCCCCAAAGACCAACGACGGAGCAGCCCCAAAATCTCGGAGGCATGCGCTAAATCTTGGAGCTGTGTGCATTTGCTGTCTGGAGGCGCTGAAAACTCGGCACGGCTGCCTTGTTTTGccaccgataaaaaaaaaaaaaagcttcggaATTCTCACACCACACAACGGATGACACTGTCAAGCTTCTCCGAAATCAAGGGTGTAGCTTACAAACGGGTAAATCTCAAGCTCAGTTCTGggggaatttttttttgttgttacaATGTTCTGGGTGCGGCTTTTACACGGGTGCGGCCATTACACGAGTATTTATGGTATATAGCCACAGGGAAGTGCGTAAAGTGCcataagaatgctaacgcattaaacaTCGGGCAGAATTCATCTACGATCCCTATCCAAAGCATGCAAATAGCCGAAACACGTCATGTATTAGCGTGCTCGGCTCCTCTGGCGCGCATCCCTCTGGACATCCGCGCCTACAGTCGCCGACATGGCGTCATGCTTATTAGCAACCCTGGTAACCGAGTGCCACAAGAACGTGGACCCATCCCGGAGGCAGTGTATGTCGCATGTAGCCGAAGCAATTGAAGTCTCGGAATGATTACAAATGTCTTTAATTAGCTTCTGTTTTACAGCGCGCCTATTTATTTCTTGAATACAATTAGCATTACCACTGATAGTAACCGTGAGATTAGTTCTGGCCTAACTTTTTAATAAAATTATAAgcaaaataaagttttctctgcCAGAGCGttggcgagaaaaagaaatgtagaaATTACAAGAAGGCTGTAACAGAATTCAATATAACGTAAATAAAATTAGTAAAAGAAACGAAAGAATGAATAGATATAATTAAATATTAATGAGGTAATCGTCTTGTGTCCCCTtaaaaatttgtaaattgcgataaACCATCCCTGTGATTGAATCCGAGCGCAGATGGTCCAAGGTAGAGATTGGCTCGCGAAGTTAGTGACAGTCCATGTGGGCGAAATAGAACTTATGAAAGTTTTCTTTGTCTTGGAAGTCGGTGGCAGCATAGAAACAAATAGTCAATAGACAGGTACATGGAAAAACAATAATATAGAGGGGAGAAAGCTAAACCAGGCTTGCCTAGATAGCACTTCAGAATCGCTATTCGTTTTCCATTCCTATTGTTTTTATTTGTTCACCTCTCGAAACGCAAGTGACTATTTACTGCAACATTTAGCTATATAGCCTCTATGTTTGTGTCTCTTAACCTTCATATTCAATATGTCTAGttaattttgttttaatttattttaCTTCAAATCATCATTATTAATTTTAAACCTTGCACAGCCCAATTCACGGCCGATCTTAGCgcgggttgcgccatttcactgaGAAGCAACCAACCAACCAACGCCATCTCACCAATGCAGTTTTTCTGAACTTTttgtgaactttttaagtgacactggtctagacgatcgcctctagaagctgtgagacgtgcagtcagtacaaaatgtgtttgcgcaataacgttttgtgacaagattactttttgtatggacaagattgctcttacgtgtattgcgtctacagtgcgcatccgcatatagGACAACGTGTATGTAGCATCTCATTGTACCATagcataatcacccgccacctacctttccctgtatttcccacttcccctttccccagtgaggagtagcaggctagagacacgctctccaggccgacctctcctcctttctgttcaCTCCTCCTTTGCGCCAACCGGTTGTCAATCTTCCTTAGCGGGCACGTGCCAATATCTCGAAGGCTATCATCATTATCGTGACTCTGGCATTATTcgaggacagcagcagcagctctctGGTCTCTCCGGGCTAGTCAGACTGAAGGACCCAGATTTCCTACACCCCACCGAAGGCGCGCAGTCAAAGCCCACTTACTGTCAAGGTTGCCAGTGGAGAGGAGACTCGCGACATGCGAGGCGACAGAATACCGCCGTGGCGACGTCAGAACTCCGCCACCCCGGAGCAGCCGATCGAGTCGTTCCTAGATGGCGCCTTCGCGACACCCGAGGACACGTCCGAGCCCGGTTGTCGGCGGCGGTACTCCTGTTTCGTCATGCTCACGGCCTTCGTCACGTCGGCCGTCCTGCTCGCCCCGCTGATGCTGCACCTGGAGCGGCAGCGACAGCGCAGCCGCGCCTCGCTCTTGAGGGATCTTCAGCGCTCGCGCGACCACGGCGTGCACCCGTGCGACGACTTCTACCGGTCAGCGCGAATCCTCGTCGAGCCCCCCTGCGCGTTATGGGATGCAAACTGCTCTCTGGGAATGGTACACGGTCGTACGCTTGGCCCATGCCTGTTCCAGAGCAAAAGAAAGTCGGCACCAATTCGATCTATAGGCTATCTATTCACGAGCGTCGAGTACTCGTTTCCAGAGGGGCGATGTGACGTGAAAACGCGGGATGTATCTGTCGACACGCCATCGCACCGCCCCACTTGATGTCATTGCTTACGGAAGAAGAGGGAATTGTGAACCCCCAGCAAACGTGAGCGGATCATTGCCTTATCCACGTACATGGAGGTGTGCTTTCATCATCTTACAGTGGTTTACTTGAAAACAAAATTTGTGAATTCACGTTTGTAACGTACCCGTCGGTGACAAGACCCGACTTCAAAAGCTGAGCTGTCTTCTGGTCTGAAGGAGATATTCTCTGCGCCCGCACGCGCCTacatgtttgtgtgtgtttacgtGCGTGCAAGTGCAAGCGTGATTCTATGGGGTATGCCTGAAGGGGCACGCATTGCTGGCGCGGTGAATTGCGACCTTCACTTACCAGCTAAAAAAGAAGAGACTTCCAAAACATGATTATCAGATTTTTTACGTTAAGACAAATGTTGAAACTGTCAAGTTCAAGTTTAGCACAGCGTTGTTGTGTATGCTGAGAAGAAATCCTAAATCTAGCATGACACTCTCTTTCACCGGCTATATTTTAAAGCGCTGTTCGAgctcaaaaacaaaacaaaagacatTATACCTACGGTGCTAATGTTAAGATTCCTGCTCAATGCGCGCTCCACAATCGAAAAGCTACGTCATTGAAGCGCATAAAGTATTCAAGTGGCTGGGATCTGCatatctttcttttgtctttttttccttGTGGGGGTCACAGACACGTCTGCAGTGGCTGGGACGGGAACCTCAATCGCCCCTACAGGACGCCTTTGGCGACGTACAGCAGCGCTTTCGATGAGCGCGTCATCATGAGGTGTCCTGCGTCGCCGGTTTCCCTCGCGTTCAGCCAAGGCACAGGACAAGGCTTCGGCGCTTCTGCTGACGTGCCTGAGCAGGGTAAGCCAATGCGCAGATGACACCAAACTAATCTATTCTATTCGTCTGCGTGTAATTacgccgagaaaaaaaaagaaaacgttcaaGAATGCGGGCgtcaaagggcccctcaccaggccccatagcaagtTTTGGCTATACGCTGTAAGTTGTAACGTATcctctaaggagcgttctgccacaaaaatttttaaaatcggttcattaatagcagagatggaaatatttcagtgccgcgaacccacgaTTTAAGCAGGCGGGCTTTACTGCCAatcaagacgctctctccactcgccccgtctagcctcggcaagcgaaattcctccccttggttctcccataccggacctcgaggatcgcgtgacgcacaCTTCAGAGGTCTCGCCttcatttagttttttttttctcctcgcttttttttcggctctacgcacttccgctgacggcgtcgcgcgcgagctcttgtctcgttcgcgcagcgcacgattttgcgcgctgtgcacaaggaaacatgactagcggtataattcaagctacacgaatactgaggcagaacaagcggatcgcagagcatgatcacgcgctggaacacggtacgaaatggcacagtttcggtacctgcgcacgtgaccgcacgaccgtgagaacaagcagacgaagcggtagtacatctctcttgctcaAACAAGAaccacgcagacattccgtttctgtgttttattatttctccaaACTTCAACTCgttaattcaagcaacagatcgcacacaTAGCAGTTGTCTTGACtactcgaagtcacgtgtcaccccgagcgacgtcacactgcgcgGCGGCCTCAAGGAGAACGAAAAACgacgttcggtttgaaatttcagatctttcagCGGCGCGCTTaccgatgtaatactttgcagacacgatcgttatggcgcaatgtgtgctctgcgcttgtcagctcaaaatgggcAGACCTTGGGAGGGGCCCCTTAAGGCCTAATTGCTTAAATTTACTATGTGTGACCGTGGTCCAACCATGTGCAAATGAGCTCCGCGGTCATGTTTTCTTGATCGCGCCAGTGTCTCACACATCGACTTTTGTGGAAAGTCAAACACCTTCAACTTCAATACATTTGTCTTGGTGCTAACGTCAGCCTGCCTGCACGTAGCCTATTGGCCGCAACATTGAGCAGTGTCGCCGCCTGACGGTCACTGGCTGAACCGCGGATAGTGTGGATTGCGCCGCGCGTCGTGTGCTAGGTACTATACGTGTCTAAATGCGCATGTACAGCGCGAATATATTTAAAGCCCGCTTGTTCCCTGACTTTAGCACATGTTCTGAATGCTTGTCTGCATTTTTTTGATGTTGTAGGAAAGCATTTCGCGTTGCGCTGTCGTCCTAGTGACGTAGTAAATCAGTGAATGCCCGTGTCGAGCACGCGATGTGTTATCGTCGCACCCCTCCGCTTGCCGCAATCACGCCAATTTTATTATCGCTTTGTCGTGTTTCGAGAACATCACAACAAGCATGCTTACCTTGATTTAAACAAATTAAGTGGTAGCAGCCAGACGTGAATACAGCGTTTTAGTGACAATTGTTACGATATGTCGATAACTCCGCAATCTGTGTGATGCCGCGAAGCATGAATGGGTGGTGTGAACATTACTTAGCACTAGAAAAGTAGAGTCGTAAGCGGCATATCGCTTCATAACCTTTTAGTATACACCAATTTTTACCTGTAATTATGTTATA is a window from the Dermacentor albipictus isolate Rhodes 1998 colony chromosome 6, USDA_Dalb.pri_finalv2, whole genome shotgun sequence genome containing:
- the LOC139061238 gene encoding uncharacterized protein isoform X3, with the protein product MRGDRIPPWRRQNSATPEQPIESFLDGAFATPEDTSEPGCRRRYSCFVMLTAFVTSAVLLAPLMLHLERQRQRSRASLLRDLQRSRDHGVHPCDDFYRHVCSGWDGNLNRPYRTPLATYSSAFDERVIMRCPASPVSLAFSQGTGQGFGASADVPEQEDQLQLGLAVHGKLQASVQVRSASSPGDQLYMARTGQCEPCRGCVGDAAQFPTHSQKLVNVAVSRFYFCLKVTRSNV